TAGGATTTGAAAgtaatttcaaaaaagaaacaagGGGAAAGGAGTTTTTTTAAGTTATCAAGTACATCTCGGGAGATGTTGCCAATCATCTACTTAATCATGTTTTTAACGCTTTAATTGGTATACGcaaaaaagcaaaatataaaataatctcttCTTTAAATGTTCACAATAAACATAGAAATAATGCAGGCTAGTGTGCAGCATTCAATGCACAAACATATCTAACATGCAAAGCAGGCATAAAAGCGTGCAAGTTGATTATTCATGAAATCATACATGGTGTGATTCCAGCTTTTTTCATTAGACTTGTACGCTGTTATAGTAATCGACTGTATAATGATACTGTTGTAACAATTAAACAACGATTATGCTATACTTATAGGAAGCAAATATGGTAATGTATACCGACAATGATACGAAAATCAATGGATTTTACGGCGAACTGTGGAGTCTTCTCGCGGATTATCTTAATTTTACGTATGTTACAAcgaatactttttttcaataaatttacattaaataaatttttttcgtaagaGTGCATACATGTTTGAAATTTGATATACACTTATTCATCTCGCAcgtaataaagtttaattattaattgtaagtcaaAGTATTACGCTCCTCAGACTTGTACcgatcaaaaaaaattttcgaatttttggTCAGAGACTAGAAAACGGTACTCAGACCGGTTTACTTGGCGTTCTCGGGCGAAATGAAGCTCATGTATTATTGAGAAGTGGATACACTGTAAGTCTCATGGACATTTTACAGTATACTACACCTCTTTGGAAAATCAGGTAAACTCACTTGtcgatataagaaatataacaataataaagtaTGATCAAGAAACCACTAATCCATGACTCGAAATTAATAGTCGAGAATAGTTCCCTCCCTgtacttttagtaaaaattagaaatagagaaaaaaaatattttatttgcaatgtatacgtaattgttattaattaattaatgttttagcTTTCATATTTATGTTGTACCGGAATGGCAATTCGATAATACATGGATGCTAAAGTTATTTTCATGGCAATCATGGTTTTATACAATGTTCTTGTTCATCATCCTAAGTTGCGTCGGCTATTTTCTGCAAAAAGTTCCCACGGACAAACCCAAACGCAAAAGAAAAGGCTCTATAGATTACACTATAAGCGATCATGTTTTTTATACATTCGCTATAATGACCGCACGAGGTGCttaattcaattaaagaaaaaaatataataaaagtatttgtgaaaaaataattactaaaaattgaaatattcattttcactaaaacaaaataaaagaagatttCTGTTTttagatcgaaatattaattaaaagttcaaCAATTgaagttacaataaaataatctgGGTTTTTTTAGGCGATCCACCTGAAGCTTTTTACAACAAGTTTAGAATCTTGTCGCTGTCAAAGAGTATATTTGCATGGCTAATACTGTTGGCCTTTAGTTCTCATCTTATATATCGCATGACAAATAGACAACTGATGCTGCCGTTTAATGATGTAGAAtctcttattaaaaatacacattaCACCTTACTGGCGTTTCGTGGCAGCTTTCTCTACAATTATTTTAGGGTAAACATAAGATTACTTGCACATGTATCTATTTTCTATTAACtgcttattaattaattgttaattaactatttatatttcaaatagtaTTTCGTCGATTTAGTTTTGCACTAAAATCGTGGTAAAGcttttttcaagtaatttagGAGGGCATTCATCAGAAATATTATAACcaatataaagtaatataaattttatgcaaaattaggTAAAAATATTGAGATATTTGCACAACTTGAAATaacctttacaaaaaaatcacattgtataattataattcacaacttattttttaggaaaaatatcaaacattgATCAAGAAAGATTCGTCGCGTATACGTTTTATAGACGTTTCGGAAAACATGCACGATACAGCTTGCAGCGATATGAAAAAATACGCAATGTTTCAGTCCGAAGACCGATTTATGGCAATGAACAGAGCTGGTTGCCCTCTTCAGCCTGTGGGTAGTTTTAACGAAAGCTGGATGACGTTCGCACTTCAAAAGAACTTTCGTTATAAGAAGGCCATCAATACTGCGTGAGTATtgcataaattaacattattaattaattactttttagaaattattagaaaCAATCTCGAAGATTTTATGGTATAATTGCATTGTTTTCAGACTCGTCAAATTTAGAGAAGTCGGACTGTTGCATGGCCTTAAAGAATATTGGCTTCATCCTAGAGTTATAAATGCAGATCAGGCGGCGTTTAAAAGGATCGATTTGGGCCAAGtccatttaatttttctattattgtgTTGTGGGATATTGATATCGCTTGTGATACTCGTTTTGGAAAAGATAATGTACTATTACGAAACAAAAAATGTCCGACAACGTAGACGTAGAAATAGATAATCGCACATTtcggaaattatttaaaaaaatataacacatttaaaattcataactttttaaaaattaaaataatttctttgttctatgcaaattttatcttatgtctctttataatttatttcttctagttctttgtacaataaaatttttatgcttaCAATATTTGGTCTAAGTaatattatacgtattataatCAATATGTAGATACTCAATCATTAATTGTGTTAATATAAGAGAATCACGACAAACATAAAATTGATATCGATCGCTTCAACGCTCACATTAGTTCAATGATGACATGTACAACAACAGCATAACATGATTCAAAGCGCAACGGTATTCTGCATTAGGTATAGCAATAACAACTAAAATTGATTAATCATGAGTGAAATGTATAAACGCAATGCGAAATCCAATGCGGATATTACTAGTGAATTAATAGcgtcaaaaaaattaatctattaattCGGGCTCTTCATATTGGGATACTGGGATACTCAGTGCGATTTTCGTCACATTGCTCTAACTTTGATTATCTGACTTTGTTTTACTCTGAGGTATCCACTTTACACGTGCTAAGTTAAAAGATACGTTTTCAATTCAGATATAATGTGACAAAGTTACAGGGTTTCAAAACTCCAATGTAACAGGGAAGATAACTAAAAATAGGTATAGCTAGATTGCATACTTTtacagtaattttattttattgtttatttaattttcgttagctttagaatatatattcgtacataatttattgtaacaaatatatcTATACTCTGAAAAATAGAAATccgtttaaaataatgatttaatctTGGGATGGAATTTATAAAGCAAGATTTTATCTAAAGTAACACAATGACACACATTTCTATTTCATATAATCACAGCACACTATTCcgataagttttttttttcttcaagatCATAAATTATACGTCAACggatatgtaataaaaatttcgagTTGAGCCACCCacaacaaataataattctgcAAATCTGCATAAAGCATTAACGGAGTATCTATATAAGGCTATTACATCtgattacatttcatattttgcCTTTGTCTGAGGCATTGTTTGTATCCTGTGTAGAATTATCAACACGGACAATTAGTTCAACGATAGGAGTTTGTAAGGAATGGCTATGCGATTTATTGTAACGGTCGCGATTTTTCAGCTCGCGATCTCGTGTTGCTATGCCGTGACCGGTGTAATCTGGCACAAACAACAGCAGAAATTCGTGCAATTGTTCAGCATTCCGCAATTCGCCGCTTTACATGAGAAAAATCTGGCCAAACAACACTCATTAGAGACGCAGAATTTAAGGGGAAAAGTGGTGAAAGTTGTATATTATCAGGTGCGGACATATAGTTCCAAAATGATCAATGTACAGCTTTTTCGCACAGCATTTAACGCACAAATGTATTTAGTATGCATTAAAGCATGTATAAAGCGTGCCAGCTAATTATTCATGAAATCATAcaccaagaaaaaaattataattaaagtcaagaaatcttttttttaaactgatttttttaacttgaaataaaaatacttttgaaaaaaataaaaatttatttgatttcaagaaatgacgttattagcttttactaaagtaaataatttgttcaaattatttatttaattaatataaataactttttaattcaaaggaATACTGAtggaattataagaaataatttacttgtttttcatttaaaaatacatttctttcatttaaaaaaagattttcgttATCCagccaaattatttctttgattctaataaaaagaaataaccaagaaatttcttcacatcaaagaaacttttgtttGATCGTATAGCAGTGCACAAATTTGTTtgatacaaaacaaattttctttgattcaaagaatCTTTTCTTTGGATGTACATCATGTGATTCCAGCTTTTTTTATTAGACTTTTAAAACTGTTACAGTAATTGACTgcataataattgttataataattgaaCAACGTCTATGACAATTACACTTACTTATAGGAAAAGAATATGGTAATGTTTTACGACAATGATACGAAAATCGACGGTTTTTATGGCGAAATGTGGAGTCTTCTTGCGGATTATCTCAATTTTACGTATGTTACAACGAATACTTTTTTTCAGcgaatttacattaaataaatttttttgtaagagcgcatacatgtttaaaatttgatatacaCTTGTTTATCTCGCGcgtaataaagtttaattattaatcgtAAGTCAAAGTATTGGGTCATTaagtatgaaactttacacacgAGAATATCTTGATATTCACATGTATAAAGTTTCATACTTAATGACATAATATTATGCTCCTCAGACTTGTCCcgatcaaaaaaaattttcgaaattttggtGAGAGGCTAGAAAATGGTACTCAGACCGGTTTACTTGGCGTTCTCGGGCGAGATGAAGCTCATGTAATAATAAGAAGTGGATACACTGTAAATCTCATGGATCTTCTACAGTATACTGTACCTCTTTGGAAATTCAGGTGAACTTACTTatcgatataataaatataataataataaaatataatcaagaaACCACTAATTCGTGACTCGAAATTATTCGAGAGTAGTTTTCTCTCAgtacttttagtaaaaattagaaatagacaaaacatattttatttgtaatgtacacataattgttattaatcaattaatgtTTTAGCTATCATATTTATGTTGTACCGGAATGGCAATTTGATAACACATGGGTGTTAAAGTTATGTTCATGGCAATCgtggtattttacaatgttcttGTTCATCATTCTAAGTTGCTTCGGCTATTTTCTGCAAAAAGTACCCACGGACAAGCCCAAACGCAAAAGAAAAAGCTCTATAGATTACACTATAAGCGATCATGTTTTTTACACGTTCACTATAATGACCGCACGAGGTgcataattcaattaaaaaaatatatgtagtaaaagtatttgtgaaaaaattactaaaaattggtGAAATACTCATTTTCAGTAAAACAAAGTGAACGAAGATTTctgtttttaaatcaaaatattaattaaaactcaaCAATtgaagttataataaaaaaatctgcatTTCTTTTTAGGCGATCCACCTGAAACTTTTTACAACAAGTTTAGAATATTATCACTGTCAAAGAGTATATTCGCATGGCTAATACTGTTGGTTTTTAGTTCTCATCTTATATATCACGTGACAAATAAACACATGATCCTATCGTTTAATAATGTAGAATCTCTTATTAGAAATACACAGTACACCTTATTGGTATTTCATGGCAGCCTTCTCTACAATTATTTTAGGGTAAACATTGTAGATTACTAGCAAATCTATTTTCTATTAACTGTTCATTAATTAACTGTTAATGAACTATTTATGTTTCaagtttcaaataatatttcgcCGATTTATTTTTGCACTAAAATCGTGGTAAAGTCGTTTTCAAGTAATTTAGGAAAGCatctatcaaaaatattataacaatataaagtaatataaattttatgcaaattcaaataaagaaaagataatactgagataatattgaaaatatcttattcttaattattagttaattattagcacaacttaaaaaaacctttacaaaaaaatcacatcgtttaattataatttaggatttattttttaggaaaaatatgaaacattgaTCGACAAAGATTTGTCGGGGCGTATACGTTTTATAGAAGTTTCGGAAAACATGCACAACATAGTTTgcagcaatataaaaaaatacgcgaTGTTTATGTCCGAAGAGCGATTTATGGCAATGGACAGACACAGTTGCCCTCTCCAGCCTATAGGTAGTTTTAACGAGACCTGGACAACGTTCGCACTTCAAAAGAACTTTCGTTATAAGAAGGCCATCAATACTGCGTGAGTATTGCATAAATTaacatgattaattatttttcagaaattattaaaaacaatctCAAAGATTTTATGATGTAATGTTATTCTTCTTTTCAGACTCATCAAATTTAGAGAAGTCGGACTGATAGAAGGCCTTAAAGAATATTGGTTTAATCCTAAAACGAATATAGATCAGGCGACGTTTAAAAAGATAGATTTGGGTCGAGTTTATCTAATTTTTCTATTACTGTGTTTCGGGATATTGATATCGCTTGTGATACTCGTTTTGGAAAAGATAACGTACTATTACGAAACAAAAAATATCCGACAACGTAGACGCAGATAATCGCAAATTTcggaaattatttaaacaaatataacaaatttaaaatttataactttttcaaaattaataatttctttgtccTATGCAAACTTTATTCTATGTCCcttcataatttatttcttttggtactttaaataatatttttttatttacaatatttaatttaaataatattatacgtaaAATCAATATGTAAGAACCATGAATTGTGTGTTTGTATCGAAAAATCACGGCAAACATAAAATTGATATCGATTAACGCTCGCATTAGTTTAATGACGACATGTACATGCAATAAAAGCATAACGTGATTCAAAGCGTTACGATATTCTGCATTATAGCAATAACAACTAAAGTTGATTAATCATAGGTGAAATGTGTAAGCGCAATGCAAAATCCGATGCGGATATTtcttaataatgttaaaaagataaatgtattaattCTGATTCTTCAAATGGGGTACTCAGTGCGATTTTCATCATATTGCTTTAACTTCATTTATCTAACTTTGTCTTAATCTGAGGCATCAATTTTGCATGTGCTAAGTTAAaagatatgtttttaatttagatataatGTGACAAAGTTACAGGATTTCAAAACTCTAATGTAACAGGGAAGATAACTAAAAATAGATATAGTGAGCTAGAGTTAAAAGAATTGCATACTTTcacagtaattttattatattatttaatttttgttaactttagaatatatatttgtacataaatttttgtaacaaatatatcTGTACTCAGAAAAATAGAAATcggtttaaaaataatgatttaatctaagaatggaatttataaaacaagattttatctAAAGTAACACAGTGACACACATTTCTATTTCATATAATCACAGTACACTATTCTGATAAATTATTTCcctttaagatcataaattacATGTCAACGgatatgtaacaaaaatttcgaattgcACCACCCACAACAAATAACCATCTTGCAAATCTGTGTAAAGCATTAACATAGTATCTATATAAGATTATTACATCTAATTACATTCCATATTTTGCCAATGTCTGAGAAAATGAACAGTGTGATATGGAATAAGATGTAGAAAACCTTTGTACCAATTTTTAGCATACTGATTTGTATCATAATACAACAAGAATTTAGAATCGAACACTCAAAATCCAAAATGTTCAACTTTGGAATTTTGCTTTAACATCTTTCGACGTATGCTCTTATAAAATATCCAATAGTTATTCTaagtttgatttattaatatttgtttaatttaaaaaaagcttgatttacatttagaaatttgaattatgaacaatttaaattatattaaaaacatatttattcaatatttaagaaaaaagaggTACTCTTTattgtttactttttaattttttaaataatatttgaaattaaaacttAAGTTTATTAAgtcttgaaaaaaaagaaattgcaaaaacctttatgaagaaaataatttatagatatttgagcctcaataaattaataataaattattatataatagtatttttaacTAAGTTTTCTTAATGCTTATAAATGGttgttatttactaaataaTGATCCATGAAGAAATTTCTTTAGAAACAATGTGTcattatttttagtaacatCCATCAAATTAATCCTCAAGAGGATCTTGCATAAAACCGATCGcattatagaataaattaatcttaaaagTGATttgacagatcacaaaatcctttcatagaataaaagtacgcatcAAAATAAACTTGGAGAGGatagattttacgagaaaatcagagaaaatcgaaagaaagaagaagaatcCTGAGAGTGGCCATCAGCCATCAGTGACCATGTCCACGATTTAgctgatatgattttttgagaCGTtatacgccatctctacaacgtggacatacactacgatgtCAAGTTAGATCTCAGAAAGCACGTCACCCGCAACTGCAATGTTGGTGCACCTGGCGAAAAGAGCGCCACATGTGTCGCAATAAACTTCAAATCAATTCTTCCTATCCTAACCGCGTTTTTGCGCGATTTATTGAGTCGTTTTATCATGATTTATGCGAGCTCAATCGGAACGAGACGCAAATACTGAAATGTCGGGGCGAATAAACATTGCAGTAGATACAaatgaattgactcaccgttccccgctggtcgctccgtccagctccgtctcggcCGCAACCTCGACTATTAGAAATACAAATCCTCTTCATGACGATTCGTCTGgattcacacttggcacaaATGCGCGACACTTCGTTTTCGGCATT
The Solenopsis invicta isolate M01_SB chromosome 16, UNIL_Sinv_3.0, whole genome shotgun sequence genome window above contains:
- the LOC120359819 gene encoding uncharacterized protein LOC120359819, producing MAVRFVVTVAIFQLAISSCYAVTGVIWHKQQQKFVQLFSIPQFAAFRKENLATKYSLEKRNLTGEVVKVVYYEEANMVMYTDNDTKINGFYGELWSLLADYLNFTLVPIKKNFRIFGQRLENGTQTGLLGVLGRNEAHVLLRSGYTVSLMDILQYTTPLWKISFHIYVVPEWQFDNTWMLKLFSWQSWFYTMFLFIILSCVGYFLQKVPTDKPKRKRKGSIDYTISDHVFYTFAIMTARGDPPEAFYNKFRILSLSKSIFAWLILLAFSSHLIYRMTNRQLMLPFNDVESLIKNTHYTLLAFRGSFLYNYFRVNIRLLAHVSIFY
- the LOC120359773 gene encoding uncharacterized protein LOC120359773 translates to MFYDNDTKIDGFYGEMWSLLADYLNFTLVPIKKNFRNFGERLENGTQTGLLGVLGRDEAHVIIRSGYTVNLMDLLQYTVPLWKFSYHIYVVPEWQFDNTWVLKLCSWQSWYFTMFLFIILSCFGYFLQKVPTDKPKRKRKSSIDYTISDHVFYTFTIMTARGDPPETFYNKFRILSLSKSIFAWLILLVFSSHLIYHVTNKHMILSFNNVESLIRNTQYTLLVFHGSLLYNYFREKYETLIDKDLSGRIRFIEVSENMHNIVCSNIKKYAMFMSEERFMAMDRHSCPLQPIGSFNETWTTFALQKNFRYKKAINTALIKFREVGLIEGLKEYWFNPKTNIDQATFKKIDLGRVYLIFLLLCFGILISLVILVLEKITYYYETKNIRQRRRR